From a single Deltaproteobacteria bacterium genomic region:
- the uvrA gene encoding excinuclease ABC subunit UvrA — MTQNAIHIRGAKQNNLKNLDIEIPLNALTVITGVSGSGKSTLAFDILYAEGQRRYVESFSAYARQFLDRMDKPDVESIEGIPPTIAIDQSRPVKTSRSTVGTMTELHDHFKLLFSKIAVLYCRGCERVVERDGAPSVLKKILNLAEGTPMVLTFALSPSTLPWEEVRSNLQRAGFHRLLDGETLRDLEQLNEAPAGAELLQIVVDRFAYRAENRKRIADSLEQAFHYGKGQLTLHLPQDNWRREPFSNHLHCPHCDIAYRDPVPNIFSFNSPLGACEACRGFGRVMDIDMDLVIPDPGKSLADGAIRPWINRTRRTRRLLDFCERHRVPTKKPWGELTDKQKQLVVDGDGDYKGIRGWFRRLERKSYRMHVRVMLARYRAYLTCPDCSGSRLKPDALHYRIDGKDIAQVNAMSVGAAAQFFNDLKPAGALDQVASLILDEIRRRLNYLLGVGLEYLTLDRQSRTLSGGELERVDLTTAIGSSLVNTLYVLDEPSIGLHPRDSRRLVEILHRLRANKNTVVVVEHDPEIIKECDHIIDLGPKAGEQGGEIMFAGSYDALLKDENSLTAAYLSQRKAIPMPARSRKPLFQRAIKIRGACANNLKNIDVEIPLGLFVCITGVSGSGKSSFVEDVLHKNLKKLKEAPTAGVVDCAAIDGVDKISEVVMVDQSPVGTTPRSNPATYMKAFDGIRKLFATADLSKLRGYTPSTFSFNIEGGRCESCRGEGYEKVEMQFLSDVYTTCPECHGSRYREEILEVTYRNKNIREVLDLTVTEALEFFKDVSEIKAAIEPLRAVGLEYVRLGQPLTTLSGGESQRLKLAAHMARARKSGTLFIFDEPTTGLHFHDIERLLWAFNELIEQGHSIVVIEHNMEVVKCADHIIDLGPEGGDRGGEIIATGTPQQIAAVKASHTGVYLRSYVDRNSASPFAATLEKAAQEADAAAAVLDENAIAIVGAKEHNLKNISLNIPRDRFVVITGLSGSGKSSLAFDIIYAEGQRRYIDSLSAYARQFLEVMARPNVDLLSGIPPTVAIEQRLSQGGKKSTVATVTEIYHYLRLLYSKVGKQHCVQCGRQIHSLTRSQILDRVARSYRGKEVMILSPIIRGRKGFHKEVISGARRLGYRRARIDGKLVDLRAPELTNGLERFKEHDIDVVIGKGKAGSREVEAMVDHGLRLGNGVIHLISEGGEQVFNQKLFCLQCGIGYEPLDPRLFSFNSRQGACAQCSGMGFQWDFDADLILADPRKSVRETLDVIGESFSLNAAHLRRAMERLSEKLEARCEMDTPFAKLSKKEQEEVLHGGTGRGSARGIIPFLREIWGDGEDEANQELSELLSETACSACQGLRLNPRAQAVRVDGKSISQVTAFSVEAAKEYFDSLELAQGDNGSAERDRAVADKILREIQQRLAFLAEVGLPYLTLDRRADTLSGGEAQRIRLAAQLGSNLRGVCYILDEPTIGLHPRDNDMLLRTLKRLEEVGNSVLVVEHDEATMESADLIIDLGPGAGVRGGTVVSIGTPEEIRKNPNSLTGAYLRAQHKRLGPERALKKANWLTIKGAKANNLKNVDVRLPLGMWTCVTGISGSGKSTLVKEVLYKGLKLKLGQFAGRPGVYKEIVGWEKLERIVEVDQTPIGKTPRSVPASYVGLLDEIRKLYTLTPEARLRGYTPSRFSFNVKGGRCEECAGQGKIRKEMNFLPDVFIDCEACNGQRFNEETLSIRFNDKSISDVFRMTVEEAVPFFQAFPKIARPLKILDDIGMGYITLGQASNTLSGGEAQRIKLAYELGKESHGKTLYVLDEPTTGLHFADVEKLIQILHRLVDMGNTVVTIEHNLDIVKDADYLVDLGPEGGQDGGRVVACGTPAEIIQDGKQSFTARFLRDYLNGGAKPVNSKRRRESVTA; from the coding sequence GAAGACCTCGCGCTCGACGGTCGGCACCATGACCGAGCTGCACGACCATTTCAAATTATTATTTTCGAAAATCGCTGTGCTTTACTGCCGCGGCTGCGAGCGCGTGGTTGAACGCGACGGCGCGCCGTCGGTGCTGAAGAAAATATTGAATCTTGCCGAAGGCACACCGATGGTTCTGACGTTTGCGTTGTCGCCGTCGACGCTGCCGTGGGAAGAGGTGCGGTCCAATCTCCAGCGCGCCGGCTTCCACCGCCTGCTCGACGGTGAAACTTTGCGCGATCTTGAACAGCTGAACGAGGCGCCCGCAGGCGCGGAGTTGTTGCAGATCGTCGTCGACCGCTTCGCCTATCGCGCGGAGAATCGCAAACGCATCGCCGATTCGCTGGAACAAGCGTTTCACTACGGCAAAGGCCAGCTGACGCTGCATTTGCCCCAGGACAACTGGCGGCGCGAGCCGTTTAGCAATCATTTGCACTGCCCGCATTGCGATATCGCCTACCGCGATCCGGTGCCGAATATTTTTTCTTTCAATAGCCCGTTAGGCGCATGTGAAGCTTGCCGGGGCTTTGGCCGGGTGATGGACATTGACATGGACCTGGTGATTCCCGACCCGGGCAAATCGCTCGCCGACGGCGCGATCCGGCCGTGGATCAATCGCACACGGCGCACGCGCCGTTTGCTCGACTTTTGCGAGCGCCATCGGGTGCCGACCAAGAAACCCTGGGGCGAACTAACCGACAAGCAAAAACAGTTGGTCGTCGACGGCGACGGCGACTACAAGGGCATCCGCGGCTGGTTTCGCCGGCTCGAGCGTAAAAGCTACCGCATGCATGTGCGCGTCATGCTGGCGCGCTACCGGGCCTATTTAACATGCCCGGATTGCAGCGGCAGCCGCTTGAAACCGGACGCGCTGCACTATCGCATCGACGGCAAGGACATCGCCCAGGTCAACGCCATGAGCGTCGGTGCAGCGGCGCAGTTCTTCAACGATTTGAAACCAGCCGGCGCGCTGGACCAGGTGGCGAGCTTGATCCTCGACGAGATTCGCCGCCGCTTGAACTATTTGCTTGGCGTTGGCTTGGAATATCTCACCCTAGATCGCCAGTCGCGCACGCTTTCCGGCGGCGAGTTGGAGAGGGTGGATTTGACGACCGCCATCGGGTCGTCGTTGGTGAACACGCTTTACGTGCTCGACGAACCTTCGATCGGTCTGCATCCGCGCGACAGCCGGCGCTTGGTCGAGATTCTGCATCGACTGCGCGCCAACAAAAATACCGTCGTGGTTGTCGAGCATGATCCCGAGATCATCAAAGAGTGCGATCACATCATCGACCTCGGCCCGAAAGCCGGCGAGCAGGGCGGCGAGATCATGTTCGCCGGCAGCTACGATGCACTGTTGAAAGACGAAAACTCGTTGACCGCGGCTTATCTCAGCCAGCGCAAAGCGATCCCGATGCCGGCCCGCAGCCGCAAGCCGTTATTTCAACGGGCGATCAAAATCAGGGGTGCCTGCGCCAATAATCTCAAAAATATCGATGTCGAAATTCCGCTCGGCTTGTTCGTTTGCATCACCGGTGTTTCTGGTTCGGGCAAATCCAGCTTTGTCGAAGACGTCCTGCACAAGAATTTGAAAAAACTCAAAGAGGCGCCGACGGCCGGCGTGGTCGATTGCGCGGCCATCGACGGCGTCGACAAGATTTCCGAAGTGGTGATGGTCGATCAGTCGCCGGTGGGCACGACGCCGCGGTCGAATCCGGCGACGTATATGAAAGCTTTCGACGGCATTCGCAAGCTCTTCGCCACCGCCGATCTGTCCAAACTGCGCGGTTACACGCCGTCGACTTTTTCTTTCAACATCGAAGGCGGCCGCTGCGAATCGTGCCGCGGCGAAGGCTACGAGAAAGTCGAGATGCAGTTTCTCTCGGACGTCTACACGACTTGTCCGGAGTGCCATGGCAGCCGCTACCGCGAAGAAATTCTCGAAGTCACTTATCGCAACAAGAACATTCGCGAGGTGCTCGATCTGACGGTCACCGAGGCGTTGGAATTTTTCAAAGACGTCAGCGAAATCAAGGCGGCCATCGAGCCGCTGCGCGCCGTGGGATTGGAATACGTTCGATTGGGGCAGCCGCTGACGACATTGTCCGGCGGCGAGTCGCAGCGTTTGAAACTTGCGGCGCATATGGCGCGCGCTAGAAAGTCGGGCACGCTGTTTATTTTCGACGAGCCAACCACCGGGTTGCACTTCCACGACATCGAACGGCTGCTGTGGGCCTTTAACGAGCTGATCGAGCAAGGCCACTCCATCGTTGTCATCGAACACAACATGGAAGTGGTGAAATGCGCCGATCATATCATCGACCTCGGCCCGGAGGGCGGCGACCGCGGTGGTGAAATCATCGCCACCGGGACGCCGCAGCAAATCGCGGCGGTGAAAGCGTCGCATACCGGTGTCTATCTGCGGTCCTATGTCGATCGAAACAGCGCGTCGCCGTTTGCCGCGACTCTGGAAAAAGCGGCGCAGGAGGCGGACGCCGCGGCGGCGGTGCTCGACGAAAACGCCATCGCCATCGTCGGCGCCAAGGAACACAATCTAAAAAACATCAGCCTGAACATTCCGCGCGACCGCTTTGTCGTGATCACTGGTCTCAGCGGTTCAGGAAAATCGTCACTCGCCTTCGATATCATCTACGCCGAAGGACAGCGGCGTTATATCGACAGCTTGTCTGCTTACGCGCGGCAATTTTTGGAAGTGATGGCGCGGCCCAATGTCGACCTGCTCTCGGGCATTCCGCCGACGGTGGCGATCGAGCAGCGGCTCAGCCAGGGCGGCAAGAAATCGACTGTCGCCACGGTCACGGAGATTTACCATTATCTGCGACTACTCTACTCCAAAGTCGGCAAGCAGCACTGTGTCCAGTGCGGCCGGCAGATTCACTCGCTGACGCGCAGTCAAATTCTTGACCGCGTCGCGCGCTCCTATCGCGGCAAGGAAGTGATGATCTTGAGCCCAATCATCCGCGGCCGCAAAGGTTTTCACAAGGAAGTGATCTCGGGCGCGCGCCGCTTGGGCTATCGGCGCGCGCGCATCGACGGCAAGTTGGTCGACCTGCGTGCGCCCGAGTTAACCAACGGCCTAGAGCGTTTCAAAGAGCACGACATCGACGTCGTCATCGGCAAGGGCAAAGCTGGCAGCCGCGAGGTCGAAGCGATGGTCGATCACGGTCTGCGCTTGGGCAACGGTGTGATTCACCTGATTTCGGAGGGCGGCGAGCAGGTGTTCAATCAGAAACTGTTTTGCTTGCAATGCGGCATCGGCTACGAGCCGCTCGATCCGCGGCTGTTTTCGTTTAACAGCCGCCAGGGAGCATGCGCGCAATGCAGCGGCATGGGTTTTCAGTGGGACTTCGATGCCGATTTGATCCTTGCCGACCCGCGCAAATCGGTGCGCGAAACGCTCGACGTCATCGGCGAATCCTTTAGCTTGAACGCGGCCCATTTGCGGCGCGCCATGGAGCGGCTGAGCGAAAAGCTCGAAGCGCGCTGTGAGATGGACACACCATTCGCCAAGCTGAGCAAAAAAGAACAGGAAGAGGTTCTTCACGGCGGCACCGGCCGCGGCAGCGCGCGCGGCATCATTCCCTTCCTGCGCGAAATTTGGGGCGACGGCGAGGATGAAGCCAATCAAGAACTGAGCGAGCTGCTTTCGGAAACGGCGTGCAGCGCTTGCCAGGGGCTGCGCCTGAACCCACGCGCGCAGGCGGTGCGCGTCGATGGCAAGTCGATCTCGCAGGTGACGGCTTTTTCCGTCGAAGCGGCGAAAGAGTATTTCGATTCTTTAGAGTTGGCGCAGGGCGACAACGGCAGCGCCGAGCGCGACCGCGCCGTCGCCGACAAGATCTTGCGCGAAATTCAGCAGCGGTTGGCGTTTCTCGCCGAAGTCGGCTTGCCTTATCTGACCCTGGACCGGCGCGCCGATACTCTGTCGGGCGGCGAGGCGCAGCGCATTCGTCTGGCGGCGCAGCTGGGCTCGAACCTGCGCGGTGTCTGTTACATCCTCGACGAACCGACCATCGGCTTACATCCGCGCGACAACGACATGCTCTTGCGGACATTGAAACGGCTCGAAGAAGTCGGCAATAGCGTGCTCGTAGTCGAGCATGACGAAGCGACGATGGAATCGGCCGACCTGATCATCGACTTGGGTCCGGGCGCCGGCGTGCGCGGCGGCACGGTGGTTTCCATCGGCACGCCGGAGGAGATTCGCAAGAATCCCAATTCGCTGACGGGCGCCTATCTGCGCGCACAGCACAAACGGCTCGGGCCCGAGCGCGCGTTGAAAAAAGCCAATTGGCTGACCATCAAAGGCGCCAAGGCGAACAATTTGAAGAACGTCGACGTGCGGTTGCCGCTGGGCATGTGGACATGCGTGACGGGAATTTCTGGTTCGGGCAAGAGCACGCTGGTCAAAGAAGTGCTTTACAAAGGGCTCAAGTTGAAGCTCGGCCAATTTGCCGGACGACCCGGCGTTTACAAAGAGATCGTCGGTTGGGAGAAGTTGGAACGTATCGTCGAAGTCGATCAAACCCCGATCGGCAAGACGCCGCGCTCGGTGCCCGCCTCCTACGTCGGATTGCTCGACGAAATCCGCAAGCTCTACACGCTGACGCCGGAAGCGCGGCTGCGCGGCTACACGCCGAGCCGGTTTTCGTTCAACGTCAAAGGCGGCCGCTGCGAGGAGTGCGCCGGGCAGGGGAAGATTCGCAAGGAGATGAACTTTCTCCCCGATGTTTTTATCGACTGCGAAGCCTGCAATGGCCAGCGCTTCAACGAGGAGACATTGAGCATCCGCTTCAACGACAAGAGTATTTCGGATGTTTTTCGCATGACCGTCGAAGAAGCGGTGCCGTTTTTCCAGGCGTTTCCGAAAATCGCCCGGCCGCTGAAAATCCTCGACGACATCGGCATGGGCTACATCACCCTCGGTCAGGCGAGCAACACGCTGTCGGGCGGTGAAGCGCAGCGCATCAAGCTTGCCTATGAGCTGGGGAAGGAATCCCACGGCAAAACGCTCTACGTGTTGGATGAGCCGACCACCGGTTTGCACTTTGCCGACGTGGAAAAGCTGATCCAGATTCTTCACCGCCTGGTCGACATGGGGAATACGGTGGTCACCATCGAGCACAATCTCGACATCGTTAAGGACGCCGATTACCTGGTTGACCTGGGTCCCGAAGGCGGTCAGGACGGCGGCCGCGTGGTCGCTTGCGGCACGCCGGCGGAAATCATCCAGGACGGCAAGCAGTCTTTCACCGCGCGCTTCTTGCGTGACTATCTCAATGGCGGTGCCAAACCCGTCAACTCAAAGAGACGGCGCGAATCGGTGACGGCTTAG
- a CDS encoding DUF983 domain-containing protein: MASRIVSLLSYALWLRCPRCGIGKLYEKLFRMRARCARCDLKFEREQGYFVGAIYINYAATVGVAVPGFFLLDAFAGWTIDQQLSLWVPFAVIFPVMFFHHSRSVWLAFDHFFDPPDRLYPVPPKN; this comes from the coding sequence GTGGCGAGTAGAATCGTTTCGTTGCTGAGTTACGCCCTGTGGCTGCGCTGCCCGCGCTGTGGCATCGGCAAGCTTTATGAGAAGCTCTTTCGCATGCGCGCCCGCTGCGCGCGCTGCGACCTCAAGTTTGAAAGAGAGCAGGGCTATTTTGTCGGCGCGATTTACATTAACTACGCGGCCACGGTCGGTGTTGCGGTGCCAGGGTTCTTCCTACTGGACGCTTTCGCGGGCTGGACCATCGATCAGCAGCTGTCGCTCTGGGTGCCCTTTGCCGTCATCTTTCCGGTGATGTTTTTCCACCACTCACGCAGCGTGTGGCTCGCGTTTGATCATTTTTTCGACCCGCCGGACAGGTTGTATCCCGTGCCGCCGAAAAATTAA
- a CDS encoding TfoX/Sxy family protein — protein MNQKDESFRDFVLDQLQALEDVEARRMFGSFALYQAETCFAVVNKGKLYFKIDETTVDEYRKRKMKPFRPNARQTIKSYYQVPVDVLENSDELCQWARRAVQAQRKKATKET, from the coding sequence ATGAACCAGAAAGACGAATCATTCAGAGATTTCGTGCTCGACCAGCTGCAAGCACTAGAAGACGTCGAAGCGCGCCGCATGTTCGGCAGCTTCGCCTTGTACCAAGCCGAAACCTGCTTTGCCGTCGTCAACAAAGGCAAGCTTTATTTCAAAATAGACGAGACGACGGTCGATGAGTACCGCAAGCGCAAGATGAAACCGTTTAGGCCCAACGCGCGACAGACAATAAAAAGCTACTATCAGGTGCCGGTGGATGTGCTGGAGAATAGCGACGAGCTTTGCCAGTGGGCGCGGCGGGCGGTGCAAGCTCAGAGGAAAAAAGCGACAAAAGAGACCTAA
- a CDS encoding EamA family transporter, with translation MTLWALILILVAAFIHATWNLLNKQASGHATFTWIVAVASAVLYAPLTIGMIVVWEIEIGFMQIGLMAGSAALHTAYFLLLNQGYRVGDLSLVYPLARGTGPLLSSLAAIVFLGERPSWLAMLGTALILAGVALLSFSGANFRAQGSRRAIMYALITGLFIAAYTLWDKHAVSRFALSPLALDWGANLGRAIMLTPFAIHFWPQTKIEWREHRYEAISIAALIPLSYILVLTAMQFTPVSYVAPAREISILIGTIMGTRLLAEGDATRRLTAAGAMVLGLIFLAIG, from the coding sequence GTGACTCTCTGGGCCCTCATTCTCATTCTGGTCGCCGCCTTCATCCACGCGACCTGGAACCTGCTGAACAAACAAGCGAGCGGCCACGCGACGTTTACTTGGATCGTTGCGGTGGCATCAGCAGTGCTCTACGCGCCACTGACGATCGGCATGATCGTCGTGTGGGAGATCGAAATCGGCTTCATGCAGATCGGTCTGATGGCCGGCAGCGCGGCACTGCACACGGCCTATTTTCTCCTGCTCAACCAGGGCTACCGCGTCGGCGATTTGTCGCTCGTCTATCCGCTGGCGCGCGGCACAGGACCGCTGCTATCGAGCCTCGCGGCGATTGTTTTTCTCGGCGAGCGGCCGTCGTGGTTAGCCATGCTCGGCACCGCGCTGATTCTCGCCGGTGTTGCATTGCTGAGTTTCAGCGGCGCGAACTTTCGTGCGCAAGGAAGCCGCCGGGCAATCATGTACGCGCTCATCACCGGTTTGTTCATCGCGGCCTATACACTGTGGGACAAACACGCGGTCAGCCGCTTCGCGCTTTCGCCGCTTGCTCTCGATTGGGGCGCCAACCTCGGACGGGCGATCATGCTGACACCTTTTGCCATTCACTTTTGGCCGCAGACAAAGATTGAATGGCGCGAGCACCGCTACGAAGCGATCAGCATCGCGGCGCTGATACCGCTCTCTTACATTCTCGTCTTGACAGCGATGCAATTTACGCCGGTCAGCTACGTCGCACCGGCGCGTGAGATCAGCATTCTCATCGGCACGATCATGGGCACGCGGCTGCTCGCCGAAGGCGATGCCACGCGCCGGCTAACCGCGGCCGGCGCCATGGTGCTAGGGCTAATTTTTTTGGCCATCGGATGA
- a CDS encoding MOSC domain-containing protein, protein MEFSAENTRYGWGTVLSIHIAPTAAAPMQTVASVQAWPGKGLEGDRYAAQLGTYSNHPGNGRDVTLIEIEALEALQREYQIALDPGLSRRNLITRGVALNHLVEREFRVGEVVLRGTRLCEPCMHLEQLSIKGVMRGLIHRGGLRAEVLRGGVIRVGDSIALDG, encoded by the coding sequence ATGGAATTTTCAGCAGAAAACACGCGCTACGGATGGGGCACAGTCCTGTCGATCCACATTGCGCCAACAGCGGCGGCGCCGATGCAAACAGTTGCCAGCGTGCAAGCCTGGCCCGGCAAAGGGCTTGAGGGCGATCGCTACGCGGCCCAGCTTGGCACTTACTCCAACCATCCCGGCAATGGCCGCGATGTGACGTTGATTGAAATCGAGGCGCTCGAAGCGCTGCAGCGCGAGTATCAAATCGCTCTCGATCCCGGGCTTTCGCGACGCAATCTCATAACGCGCGGCGTTGCCCTCAATCATCTCGTTGAACGCGAGTTTCGCGTTGGCGAGGTTGTACTGCGTGGCACGCGCCTGTGCGAGCCATGCATGCACTTGGAACAACTCAGCATCAAAGGGGTCATGCGCGGCCTAATCCATCGCGGCGGCTTGCGCGCCGAGGTACTCCGCGGCGGTGTGATTCGCGTCGGCGACTCAATCGCACTTGATGGATAG
- a CDS encoding DUF433 domain-containing protein, producing MDTTFDLGNLLVPTPQGGLRIGNTRVSLDSVVYAYRDGATPEEICQDYRALSLAQVYATIACYLNNRDQVDRYLENSEQCAEVIRQDLDSRHKEFLKDLRQRLDVARQAPTRRWRSQIPLRPRLQWSYCSGCPSKVAELRYGDRTGSRSIRGARPGM from the coding sequence ATGGATACGACCTTCGACCTCGGCAATCTTCTAGTGCCCACGCCACAAGGTGGGTTGCGTATAGGCAACACACGCGTTTCGCTCGACAGCGTTGTCTACGCCTACCGCGACGGTGCCACCCCAGAAGAAATTTGCCAAGACTACAGAGCGCTGTCCCTTGCCCAAGTCTACGCCACCATCGCCTGCTACCTGAACAACCGCGATCAGGTCGACCGCTATCTCGAAAATTCAGAGCAGTGCGCTGAAGTTATTCGTCAGGATCTCGACAGCCGTCACAAAGAATTCCTTAAAGACCTGCGCCAGCGCCTCGACGTTGCGCGCCAAGCGCCAACGCGCCGCTGGCGCAGTCAAATACCTCTTCGACCAAGACTTCAATGGTCGTATTGTTCAGGGTGTCCATCGAAGGTCGCCGAGCTGCGATACGGTGACCGCACAGGAAGTCGGTCTATCCGAGGCGCCCGACCCGGGATGTGA
- a CDS encoding isocitrate lyase/phosphoenolpyruvate mutase family protein: protein MHRCAGIRYRIDPGGVPMEPIAAEILAAANAKSRRLRELVRAPEILVMPGAYDVLSALLFQHLGFPAIQGTSGGIAAALGYPDGEVMSRDLFVETSGQFAAAVSVPFNADGEKGYGDEHGVQETVRALVARGVAGMNLEDSTGKGGSGLVEMAQHLRKISSVMATKKDLGSEFFLNARVDAFHVMKDDPKKILDEAIKRGNAYAAAGGDCIFYLNLHGAETIGRVAKEVKAPISILAGPQSPGVKELQDLGVARVSYGSGFLKAAISGAKKLAQEILEQGSCNLLKEGMQTPEVTGLVSKKKTSA from the coding sequence ATGCATCGGTGTGCTGGCATACGATACCGCATCGATCCTGGAGGTGTCCCCATGGAACCCATAGCTGCCGAGATCTTAGCCGCCGCCAACGCCAAGAGCCGCCGCCTGCGCGAGCTGGTGCGCGCGCCGGAGATTTTGGTTATGCCCGGTGCCTACGATGTCTTGAGCGCACTGCTTTTCCAACACCTTGGTTTCCCAGCGATCCAAGGCACCAGCGGCGGTATCGCCGCAGCGCTCGGCTATCCGGACGGCGAAGTGATGAGCCGCGATCTTTTTGTCGAGACCTCCGGCCAGTTCGCAGCGGCTGTGTCGGTTCCGTTCAACGCTGACGGCGAGAAAGGTTATGGCGATGAGCACGGCGTCCAAGAGACCGTGCGCGCGCTGGTCGCGCGCGGCGTCGCCGGCATGAACCTCGAAGACAGCACCGGCAAAGGCGGCAGTGGTTTGGTCGAGATGGCGCAGCACCTGCGCAAGATCAGTTCGGTGATGGCAACCAAAAAAGACCTCGGCAGTGAGTTTTTTTTAAATGCCCGCGTCGATGCGTTCCACGTCATGAAAGATGACCCGAAAAAAATTCTTGACGAGGCGATCAAGCGCGGCAACGCCTATGCGGCAGCCGGCGGCGACTGCATTTTCTATTTAAACCTTCACGGCGCCGAGACCATCGGCCGAGTCGCCAAAGAAGTCAAAGCACCGATCAGCATTCTCGCCGGGCCGCAATCCCCCGGCGTCAAGGAGTTGCAGGACCTCGGCGTTGCCCGCGTCAGCTACGGCTCGGGATTTCTAAAAGCCGCGATCAGCGGCGCCAAGAAATTGGCCCAGGAGATTCTCGAGCAAGGCAGCTGCAATCTCCTCAAAGAAGGCATGCAGACGCCGGAAGTCACCGGGTTGGTGAGCAAGAAGAAGACGTCAGCATGA
- a CDS encoding polyketide cyclase, translating to MASNDYRFVTHWRIEAKIEEVYRIISNAADLPRWWPSVYLDVRELSPGNEKGVGKIVDLYTRGWLPYTLRWQFRVTEVNFPHGLALEAWGDFVGTGRWTFKQDGAWANIRYDWQIRADKPLLRYLSFILKPIFAANHRWAMAQGERSLRAELAHYSSAAK from the coding sequence ATGGCGAGCAACGATTATCGTTTCGTCACGCATTGGCGCATCGAAGCCAAAATCGAAGAGGTTTATCGCATCATCAGCAACGCCGCCGACCTGCCACGTTGGTGGCCGTCGGTCTATCTCGATGTGCGCGAGCTCTCGCCCGGCAATGAAAAAGGCGTTGGCAAAATCGTCGATCTCTACACGCGCGGCTGGCTACCTTACACGCTGCGCTGGCAGTTCCGTGTCACCGAGGTGAATTTTCCGCACGGCCTCGCGCTCGAAGCGTGGGGTGACTTTGTCGGCACGGGTCGCTGGACATTCAAACAGGACGGCGCTTGGGCCAACATTCGCTACGACTGGCAGATTCGCGCTGACAAGCCGCTGCTGCGTTATTTGTCGTTTATTCTCAAGCCGATCTTTGCTGCGAATCATCGCTGGGCCATGGCGCAGGGCGAGAGGTCGCTGCGCGCCGAGCTAGCGCACTACAGCTCTGCAGCAAAATAG
- a CDS encoding (2Fe-2S) ferredoxin domain-containing protein, which yields MKQTCYVCQNVDCLSRGSEALLKELKEQVAAKGVDAEVKEYICFGGCDFGPNVVVHPQKNWYAGVKKEDLPEIVASLAGGPAVSRLDTIDPSLKDMICQLLDTGVA from the coding sequence ATGAAACAAACCTGCTATGTGTGCCAAAACGTCGATTGTCTGAGCCGCGGCTCGGAAGCTTTGCTCAAGGAGCTAAAAGAACAGGTCGCGGCAAAAGGTGTCGATGCCGAAGTGAAGGAATATATCTGCTTTGGCGGCTGCGACTTCGGTCCCAACGTTGTTGTTCACCCGCAAAAGAATTGGTACGCCGGCGTGAAAAAGGAAGACCTGCCGGAGATCGTCGCATCGTTGGCTGGTGGTCCCGCCGTGAGCCGCCTCGACACCATCGATCCATCTCTAAAAGACATGATCTGCCAGCTGCTCGACACCGGCGTGGCTTGA